In Coffea eugenioides isolate CCC68of chromosome 4, Ceug_1.0, whole genome shotgun sequence, the genomic stretch AGAAGtcacatatatattatataggCCTTCTCACTTACGGAAATTATCATTGATAATAATAATTAGAGAGAAGGGAGTCAAGGGACATAGCACAGGCAGGCGCATCTATGGCCATGTAAAAAGGGACATCTCGCTGTGGAGTTTGGCCACCTCGCGTGGCAATCTCTAACACATTGCGCTACGCTTGATCTGAGTCCAAGGTGCTTCAGCGTAACTTTGGAATCCTCGAACCCTCCTGCATTTGGGGCTTCTTCAGCTGTACATGTGAGAAAAATTCTAGGTTAGTATTAATTCTAAGTTCACAAAAACTCATAATCCAATAaccctttttgcttttctttttaatcATATGCATTGATTTCGTTTTTCCCAtgcgaaaatttcagttttatatATGTAACTTAAAACTGGTCTAGTTTTCTGTCAGAGAGGCAATGTGTAGCAAGTCTAATTAAGATGGCCATATATGCCAATCCAGCGTACATTTATCTGTTCTTTTTCATAACAACAAGGATTGAGAGAAGAgagtgaaaaggaaaaagtaccAAGATTCGTGACAAAGAGGAGAGAGAATGCAGCAGAGGAGAAGAACTTTTGACATGTTGCAAGACTGATGGGTGCAAATGCAAGTGTTGGGTACTTGAAACTCTGTCTTGTGGATCCTTTATACAGGCCATAGAGTGGTGTGTTCTTTTTAATGATGTCTTCTTAAAGATGAAATGGAAATGAGATATtaacaaaataaatcaattCAACCCCCAACTACATTCATCCATCCTATCCTAGGATAGAAGTTTGAGATAACTCGTAAAGTTTGTTGGGATTACTTTATATGCATTAATTACTGCCTCCGTCCTGTAAAGATAGACcgatttcttttttcacataAATTAAGAAATTTAGCTAATGtagttataataattattttttattcgtACTTTCCTCAAATACCCCTTGTTAATATTAGATCATTCATTCAAAGTAAGAGGTACATATTACTATATTATTCTTGGAACTTAAAGTAATTTATTAGTTTTTCAATACAAGAGTCAATTACATTAATGTTACATGTTTgactaaaataaataacaaaaataaaattgccAAACAATCAAACTTTTCAATTTGAACCCATTAGAAGGCAACTAATATGTATTCAAAAATTTGTAATAACTATATACATTAAATATGGGTATATTagtaaaataacaaattaactATTCTTTAAAGAAGGAAATAAGTCGATAATTTGGGACATACACAAAAGCAAAGCGAGTTTATCTTTATGGGATAGAGGGAGTATATGTTGACCAACTTTATTCATCCTAATTTTGTTGCTATATTTTATTGAGTTTTCAATTTACCTACATCAAAAATTGCTACAAGttaaaccatcaattcaagcatATCACCGTGCTTACAAGGTGAAGTAGAAGTTCTAATATCTCGGAGTAGCGGATTCTTAGTTTTCAGTCTTGACTCGATTGAGAACTCGAccatgggaaaaaaaaatgaaaaatcagtCATTTAAGAAAACCTTACAAAGAGAAGTGTTTCAATAGCATAATTTCCCACTATAGCATAAGTTGGGCTAATGAGTGCATAAGGTCTGGTTTGATTTGGATGTAATTTCAGTTAGTCAGGTCCATGAGTATTGCAAGATGATTTGTATGTCTCGTACAGATAGGGATTGAAAAACCCAATATCCATGGGTAGCTTACCGATGATTAATTTGATTAGATGATTGATGGGTTATCGATTAGGGTTTGGTATTGATGAATAGTTACCAATGTATAATCTGATAGAATTTAATAAGAGGACCCTAAATGCTTGatattcaatatatatatatatatatatataatatgtgtGTGTTTTCCAATTTAATAGTTCGATAACACGTTTGGTAATTTTATGACCCAATAACATATAGCTTTGACCTAACACAAATAAAGATAAtcataattaaaataaaaaaaatgttgatTTAACCCTTCATTGAATGTTGAATTTTTCTCATGCAAGCTCTATAGCTTTACACAAGTTTAAAACTCAATACAGTGTGCTTATTTAATATGATGTATGTATTGGTTTTAGTTTACTGAAcgctaatttttcttttttgaactATTCAACTTAGTGGATACAAGGTACCGATGGGTAATCCAAACCTACGATTAAGAGGATTTGATAATGGAATTAAAACTAGTAGAATTACCCAATAGGATTTAGtaaaatatttagatatgtGGGATAGAATTTGGTAAAAGAGATCTTTTAGGGCATCCAACCCGATGCTATCTCTAATTACAAACAATACATAATCAAAACCTAGTCctttgtttaaaaaataaagcgaaaattggaaaacaagaaagttgAGGTTGATTTGCAAGAGTAGAAATGACTAATGAGTCACACCAATGCATTTAGTATGATATTGGTGACATTGCACACTAATTTGACTCACTTTGTCAATTTTTGGGGTTGAAGTCAAGTATCTTAtcttgtttccaaaaaaaaaaaaaaagaagaagaaggcaTTTTATCTTAAGAGAAGCCACGGTTCACGCTACTCTAATCCTCCCTCTTTAAAGAGAAGCTAGtatttattgaatttgaagTGTTCATAGGTTTAATCATGCTTTAGATAACAAGAGATCAATTCAGTTGTTTCAACGAGAGAGTTTTTGGTTCAAGAACAACCCTTTAACTTGTTACAGCTCCAAGATAGCTGGAAAAGTTCATCATTCTTGTCCTTCTTCCATCAAATTCAATCACTTTGTGGACATTGTGGGTGGTAACAGCAAATTCTTCCACGGAAAAAATGTACGTTCCTATGGATAAgcgctagtgctcgtttggcaGGCCAAAGTTGTGTTCCAACTTCCAACAACAATTGGAACGTCTAATAGGCTCCAACGTCAAAATGTGTACCAAAGCGTAGTGTGAAACCAGAATCTTTCAAACTTGAACCTTTGTTCAAATAGACATTAATATCATAATGCCATAGATCTACTTCTTAATACtacattcttttatttttcccggCTGTGACTGATGTGGAAAGGGTATTACAcacacgtatatatatatatatatatatatatatgtatgtatattctCGACCCTTAGCAATTGTCGTAGATTTTGTCCAAATGCACAGTACTCAATTATATGCAAAAGTGCTGCGAAAAGTAATGGTTGACCGAAGTGTTACTTCTTATTGCTTGCCTCTCGATCTTCAACTTAAGATCCTACGTATGAGGCTGAATATTCGCATCATCTTATTTTGCCACTAGGCATTGGAGATTGAAATGGCGGGCCATGTTGAAGTTGAATTATGCCTACTTTCTAGTCAGTGAACACTATAGACAGAATCAGAGGAACGACTTCATATACATCCGTTACGGGATTGTTGGGAGGGATTCTCCTTTTGTTTGGTTACTCTCTGGCCTACACAAATTTATGTCCGAAATGGGAAAAGAGCACTTGAAATGTCGTCAAAATTAATGACCAAAATGGAAAAAATCCACTTGAAATGTAGTCGAAATTTGCGCATCTAAGGTTACACACAGTCACGCGCACAAGTGGCAAGgctttttcaaaagaaaagagttGCCAGTTCTTCCTGtgttttcttttctctaccCAACAGCAACAATTATAGACTTCCAAATAAGTGAATATCAACCGGATGGACATTCTGTATATATACAATTCCCTAGCTAAATAGAGCGCAagtgtttacttttctttaaatctttaaaattttttaaaaaatctatCTATAGTTAAGTACAATTGCTGCGAAAATAACTAATAAAAACTAAATAAAGGAGCAATAAAACCCTCTTATCTTAATAGAACAAGAAAGAAATTattgctcttttatttttcaataacTCTTATACAATAGAACTAACGTCTTATATATCCATTAGTTAGAGAAGCGGGTGCTATAGCAAAATTGATCGAAAGAGAGGATAATTCACCGCTAGGGGTGGCCAGGTTCAACCTTGAACTGGAACTGGGGCCGGTGGTTTGTTAGACCGGAATTGGAATCAAATATTGGAAACCAAAATCGGAACCATAATCGCGACTAAAGGTTCAGATTCAGGTTCACCAAAAATTTGAACTGAACTAGAATAGACGGTTTAGTAAGTCTAGACCCCATATCTAATCTAAATTCAAGACCAATCCAATCTAATCAataacaaaatatttttttaataaaacttgcatcatttttttttcttacacaTAATAATACAATACAATTCTTATATTTTCTATATTCATTGTCATATTTTTTTTAGAATCAATTTTATAAGAACAAGTGTTTAAACATAATTAAAAGAACTCGAACTATAACAAAAAGAAACCAAAACCATAATCGGAATAAAATCGGAACCAAAACTAGACCGGAACAGGACTCAAGAACTGTAACCATAACTGTCCCTATAAGGGTTAGTTCCTATTCTACCTTTTAGAAGTATTAGAACCGTCGATTTTTAAATCAGAAATTGTGGTTTTGGAACCATGGTCATGTTTAATCACCATATTAAAATTACCTTTTGGAGAGATCTGTTTGACATCAACAACAATCTAATAAGTAGAGAATATTGGGTGAACCAAAAAAGTGTAAGTAGAATTTGACCTAAGCATTGACTAGGTAAACATCCTGTAGTAAGGAGAATAATTGTGAACCATGTAGACTATCCTTGTGGATATCAAACATCTTATCCCTTAGTTAGAGTAGCGGTTGCTATAGCGAAACTGATTGAAAAAGAGCACATTAAAATTACCCTTTGGGAAGGCCTATTTGATATCCAAAAACAAGTATAGAATATTAGTGTAAACCAGAAAAGTTTAGTAGAACTGGATCTACGCACTGAATAAGTTTGCATAAAGGTGTATGCATACTAGGTCAGTGATAAATAAGTTAGGATGTCAAACCCGGAGTTAACagtcaaaaacaaaataatttagtGACATACAAGTCAATAGTAATAGTAGTATTTTCTAAGTTGAATGTCAAAATTTACTTAATGGGTCATACTAAACAATATAGTAACCAAAGTACGAGACACAAATTGCTATGTAATTGCACTTTTCATCTGAGGGGGCATTGCTAATTACGTGGACATCGACATATAGTCAGTTACACAAAAATTCAGTGATGCACAGCATTGCTCATAATTAGGGAAAATGAAGTATGAGACGCGAAATATATGCTCAAAATAGTGTTTTACATGCTGTGTAAGTTTCTCAGTTTGATTATAAAAATCTGTTTCCTTCAAAATTCTCTGTCTTTCTACACCAATGACTCGGCTATTTTACCCTACAAATCAAATAAAAGAAAGGCCAAATAATTCAATCACTATCAGCAAATGACATCACTTGCTAATATGTGTTCTagacaaaaatttgaaatgaaaggaAGATAAATGAATGAAGCGATTTTCTAATAGTGTTCAATGGGCATTTGTTTAAACAACTAAATTACCCTTAATCTATCACATGAATGCACACATTAATAATTGTCATATTACCTTACATTATAAGCTTCCTCTATTtaacttttcatttttaaaataggGTTATTTTGACTTTActcccttaaactatatcattACTATCAGTTTACTCCTAATGTTATTTTTTATTCACTTCAAtcccataagtaattcaactcaacatattaagaaattttggacaaaaatacccttttactCTATAGCATTattacattgttattatcactttatccctttaaattatagtgatataatCGCTTTAATtcctaatattattttctacatattttacCTCGTTGTTAATCTGACTAGTAtggtaaaaatttttaaaaatatatttatccttttttatatataattaaaaataaaaaagttggaatggttattcttcctttatttttcactttaagagatccaaaaacataaaaataaatgggttatcttaaatttatttttcacacttattaatactaggaaaagaaaaaaagataggaaagaaggaaatagaaaattatattttgcaaagaaaaatcTAATATTATCGTATTACTTTAAGGTTGTTGGGGATTAGGATTGGAATTTGGTAATAAAcagaaaagtgaaataattttaaaataataaaaatatttaattcttttttatttgtattttttttaaaaatgaattgacctctctctctctccccctccccTATCCCCTCcccatctttctatttttttcaatattaataagattgccaaaaagaaagagattaatactttggcttttttttttaatactaaaaaggagaagtgccactctaaattttttattgttttgattaTTCAAAGAGGAGGGTAATaatgagactatagtttatacgataaagtgataataattttaagggctAAATAtatcttttcactttaattaacaaattcaGTTAAGTTTCACCATTAGTTTTGGGAGTAAAGTGATTAAAAGGTAACGTAAAGGAGGAAATTGATAGTGATACTGAGCGTtaaggggataaagtgataataaccctttaaaatattaatacatgAACTGTATTTTAATGAATATGAGCGTACGGAATCGTTAGACAAATCCATTAATAAAATTTATCTTCCCAATTGCTAGGACGGGTTTCTGGGACCTCTATCATGGTTTGAAATGACCAACTGAATCCATCACCAAATTTTGCCAATTCAACCCCAATCAAAACAGCCAGTTGATTGTCTCTGAGTAGCAATTATTCCTATTCTCAAATAATTTATTGAACCTACATTTAGCATCTAATTCTAGAAAATCAATTATGTAATGTTATCAGCTATTTTTTGAAAGCTGATTAATTTCTTAGAAAGGCAAAATTAGAAGTTAGAAAGTACTTGCTTTTAAGGTTCTGACTTTGGCTATTTTAAAATATCAGCTTTTAAGAGAATATGTTGAGAACAGGCCGGTATATATGCGGCTATGAGATATCAGGAGTTCTTATCCCAAGACACTCCAAATccattcctcttcttcttttcccccattttctttaatttttttggatAGGAATTCTAGGAAATGagaaataaatttattttgtttcttttatacCAGGAAGGCTCCAAGCCTTACATGGGAATGGCGAAAGGGGCAAGTTACTTTTGAGGTGCATTCCTGCAGAAGGATCGGCTTCTCAAATGGGGCACTCCTACTGATGGATGGTGCTCCTTATATGCAAAGGAGAAGGAATCTGTtgaacaccaaaaaaaaattactttttagGTGAACAAAGTCACAAAAGATTGGGGTTTCCAAGTAGTTTTTGAAATTCTTCATACTCTTTCTTTCATCTCTCCATTTAAATTTCTcatctataatttttttttaatttacttttttacACTTCGAAGGTGTTATCAAAGATGATGATGCACTGAGGAGAACTTGGATAAACCGAATTATTTTTAGCATTTCACTTTGCAAAAATCAAATTAGAATATATTggtaattatatatttttttttattttcttgttttaatttgCAAAAGTCAAATTGGAATGTATTGGTTACCTGTGATGTCAGgattaataaaagaaaattataaaagaaCTTAGCTCTTACATAATGATGTTTAGAAAAAGTTAGGAGCACTTGACTTCCAGTTGAACTTTACCTATAATTACTTTTCAACATTTTCAAAAGGCACTTCAAGACAAGACTAAGCCACGCTTAACTTTGCTTTGTTACTTTGGGTTTTCGATAACAGCAATTGCTATTTTACATCAAACCCAAAAAGAGTTGGAAAAGTTTATCTTGTGCAAGATAATATATCTAACATAATCTTTGGCTTCACCTTTGCAGAAGTCATCAATATTTGGCGGAAACAGAAGGCATCTGCAATTGCTTTTGCCTTTTCTTCTTGCATGGGCAAGAGGCCCATGACAACATACATAATTCTCTAGGAAGGAAAAACAACATTAACTGAAAGAGATACTTGCCATATATAGTTAATTAGAGAACATTCATTGCACAATATTGGGATGTTACATGACCAATTTGAGGATAGACACTCAATAGCAAACTAATTTTAGAAGAAACACAATTAGAATAAGAGATTCTTGATTTGAGTACGTGCTTGGTTTTTAAGCACTATGGAAACTTCAGCTTGAAGGTTCTGTGATCTTCTTAACCATTCCGTTTTCATTATTGAGTTGAGCAGAAATCACTGAAACTATTTCTGGACGTACAAGTGCACTCAACTTTACAACCTCAATAACTTGCTCTTGCAATTCAGGAAGTTTGTGTTCCTCTAGAACTATAACCTGATTTTGAATTTCAGGAAGCTTTTGCTCAACTGCTTTCTTGGCATTCTTGTAAATCAAATACAGTACCATTTGAAGGATCCCAAAGAAGAAACCTAGTACATTGGGAATCTATAGACGATCCAAAATAGAAATAGTATTAGTATTTGAAATGTACAATTAAAAGCACCAGTGTAAAATATGGAGGATTGTACTTACAGCAATGTTATAATCTTTGCGCAGAAAGCCGTAGAAGAACCACATAATGGCACTTAATGTGAGGAAAAACGATGGAAGAAATGGCATGTATTCAACGCTCTTGGTTAGTATGACTTGTCTCTGTGGATTAAAAAGTTTAAGGAAAAACTATTTGTATCAAAACTATAATCAATATAAAATTAATGAAGGCAAAAAATTGCATGTATATTAGTGAAAATTATGTTTGCAAATACTTACCACTATGGCCAAAGGTGCCACAAAAACACAAAATGAGAACACTAGACCAATCCATCCAACAATTCTTGCACGGGTTTTGCCAGTTGAAAGTAACCGAGTTAGGAGAATTATAGAGCCAAATCCCATGACAACTAGCAAAGCAAGTAGTTTTGCGGTTTGAATCTGCAATTTAGCACAAAGTAATTAGTCGACCAAGGATTACTAATAACGCTCGAGATTATGATTAGTAGATAATATAATTTGCTTAGTACCCTAGCTCGTCTTGGTGCATAAAAGAGGTAGTAGCAAAGGTACACAGTTTGAAAGAAACAGCCAACAGAGTTTATGGTAATGAGGAGAGTTGTGTCTGGTTTGAGGAATGCATAGTATATCCACAGCATTGCACTGAATAAGCTAACCACATAAGGAACGGATTGAAACCCTTCAGTCGATTTCTTCTTGTAAATGCAGTAGAATGTTGGCCTgcagttaaaaaataaaattaagagaaCATTCTTACAGTTATGCTCAAAACAAAATCATGCAGCTAAGCACGTTATTAGCTGCCACAAGGAAAAGGAAGCAAACGATTGACTCACAGCGGTGCAAGGTAGACCATGAATGAAACAATATTACCTGCAAAACAACGAAACATGAGCACGAAGTATTAGATGTTTAAACAAAATCCCAAGAAAACTTCATTCTTAATGcaagaaaatatacaaaatgaaaaaagtaaacCAAGATGAAAGCAAAATAACTCATTTCTCATGACATGCAACGTGATAAACTGTTTCCCTCGATGTTGTATGAATCGTAACAATTTAACTACATCTTGTTTGTTCACTTTTCTCTCTTCACGACAAATTGTTTTCTTGGGTGCGTTATCAGCCACCTGCTTAAATGTAATACTAGGTTTGACTCATTTTGCATATGTAATTAGTCATACCTAGGAGGCCAAagatgaaagccaattgagccaTCTCTccagcaaagaaagaaaaacttttGAGATTTTCTCTTATAAACAAGATAAACTACTGGACTGGAATTACTGAACTTATGAGGGTTGTTTTACACCGTTGGACAGAAAATGCAGTATGGCGCACAGGGTTTATATAGAGGAGATGGAACATTCAGCTGTGCCTAGTTTCGAGGAAGGAAAGCACTGAGGGGAGTCAATGTAACAGTACAAGGCAATACATGaaaaatttacctttttttgtCAATCTTTACAGTTGTTCACGAGTACTACAGTAATCACGATCCAATATGCTTTCACTCTCTAATGCTCCATTTAACCATATTTGGATGGTTTCTGCCTTGCACAAAAAACCCTTTATCCCTATCCATGTAGTTCTATTTGCTGCAGGTACAATACTCGATAACAAGAGGGTCCCATTTTCACTCTTTATGATGTGTCACCCACCAGCCAATTGGACTTAAGGGTTACAACTCATACTCACAGTTTCCGGAAGAGTTTGATGCTTTCTTGTTGAAGCCCAAGTTGTGCTTCTATTCACCGAAAACAAATTTAGAATGGTGTGCCCTTGTCATCACCAATAATACTCTTATGCATGGGGGCCATTTTGTCTCTAGTTGTCAATATTCATCTCTAAGCAATAAACGTGGCGATTAAGAGGCTAGAGTTTGCTACTTAATCCTTTTGCCTTCTT encodes the following:
- the LOC113768986 gene encoding bidirectional sugar transporter SWEET14-like, producing MAQLAFIFGLLGNIVSFMVYLAPLPTFYCIYKKKSTEGFQSVPYVVSLFSAMLWIYYAFLKPDTTLLITINSVGCFFQTVYLCYYLFYAPRRARIQTAKLLALLVVMGFGSIILLTRLLSTGKTRARIVGWIGLVFSFCVFVAPLAIVRQVILTKSVEYMPFLPSFFLTLSAIMWFFYGFLRKDYNIAIPNVLGFFFGILQMVLYLIYKNAKKAVEQKLPEIQNQVIVLEEHKLPELQEQVIEVVKLSALVRPEIVSVISAQLNNENGMRIMYVVMGLLPMQEEKAKAIADAFCFRQILMTSAKVKPKIIGKSKWKNYSTIKNLVVSLSFESLPPKSSRMEGATIIFLSKSKSWHCVGSAEKPQQNHDEYKTRYKIAPKGCFSVYVGPAKQRFVIKAKCANHPLFKMLNWSMHVAMKALFCFHVILIFFYKVLAEMDSGKEAMVDDSDSSAGGGFAYGSRSPFSPYELLTPSRLLNIN